The DNA region GTAATCGATGCCAGCAATTTATATCGCAATTTATTTCTGACTCTAGAGTTATTAGAGCTAGAAAAACCCATGTTATTAGTTTTAAATATGATCGATGCTGCCCAAATTCAAGGTACAAAAATTGACATAACTAATCTCGCAACTACGTTGTCAGGATTAAAGATAGTTACAGCCATCGGCAGCAAGCAAGTTGGCACCCAAGAAATTCTCGAAACTTTAACAACTGAACTTAAGTCAAGTAATTTTAAAATTGATTATGGTTGCCAATTAGAAAAAAGCATTAGCAACATAATTCAGTTGCTTGAGCCATTAGTTATCCCTGCCAATATTCCACCTCGGTGGTTAGCTCTTAAATTGCTCGAAAACGACGCCGCGTTGTTCACCCTTCAAAATCTACCATTAATCCCTGAAAATATCATGTGTGAAATTCAAAAATTACGCACGACTTTGACGGGAGAATTAGCTGAGGATATCAGTTTGTATATCACTGGAAAAAAATATGAATTTATCAATTATATTTTGCAAGCCGCGATTGAAACTACCCACTGTCATAAACCTACCCTTTCAGATAAAATCGATAAAATTCTTACGCATAAATATATAGGCTTGCCTATTTTTTTATTTTTTATGTGGTTATTATTTAATATGGTTTTTACTTTAGGGGCTTATCCCCAAGGATTAATTGAAGATGCAATTAGTCTTTTTAGCAATCAAGTACGCATATTAATTCCCGCAGGTGAACTTAACGATCTTATCGTCGACGGAATTATTGGTGGCGTAGGTGGTGTAATTGTCTTTCTACCTAATATCTTACTGTTATTCTTTGGAATTGCCATCCTTGAAGGAACTGGTTATATGGCGCGCGCCGCTTTTCTAATGGATCGGGTAATGTGTTTAGTTGGCTTACATGGTAAATCTTTTATTCCACTGCTCTTAGGATTTGGTTGCACAGTTCCTGCAATAATGGGTACTAGAACACTCGAAAACAAACACGACCGTTTTGTGACCATGTTGGTTTCGCCTTTTATGAGTTGTAGTGCTCGTCTACCGGTCTATACCTTGCTAATAGGTGCTTTTTTTAGCGATAATATTGCTGGTAGTATCTTGTTTCTTATTTACATTGCTGGTGTACTAATTGCCATCTTACTCGCTAAATTGTTTCGCAAAACCTTATTTCCCGGGAAAACAGAG from Succinispira mobilis DSM 6222 includes:
- the feoB gene encoding ferrous iron transport protein B produces the protein MFSNIPVALAGNPNAGKTTIFNNLTGANQRVGNYPGVTVEKRVGKARFKETTFNIVDLPGTYSLAATAEDELVARNYLLQDNPAVIINVIDASNLYRNLFLTLELLELEKPMLLVLNMIDAAQIQGTKIDITNLATTLSGLKIVTAIGSKQVGTQEILETLTTELKSSNFKIDYGCQLEKSISNIIQLLEPLVIPANIPPRWLALKLLENDAALFTLQNLPLIPENIMCEIQKLRTTLTGELAEDISLYITGKKYEFINYILQAAIETTHCHKPTLSDKIDKILTHKYIGLPIFLFFMWLLFNMVFTLGAYPQGLIEDAISLFSNQVRILIPAGELNDLIVDGIIGGVGGVIVFLPNILLLFFGIAILEGTGYMARAAFLMDRVMCLVGLHGKSFIPLLLGFGCTVPAIMGTRTLENKHDRFVTMLVSPFMSCSARLPVYTLLIGAFFSDNIAGSILFLIYIAGVLIAILLAKLFRKTLFPGKTEAFLMEMPPYRMPTYKSILLQMWERAVLYIKKAGTIILASSILIWFLTNNPTELNFSQNYDQNIQNLTLQIEQISDNSHRELLSQEINKLEQQQHAETIAQSYAGQIGKFVEPVIAPLGFNWKIGVALLSAFSAKEVLVSTLGTIYSVGNIENDSQTLALALQADPTLSPLVSLSLIFFVLLYTPCMATLAIIYRETASWKWPLFTATYSLLLAWLVSFLIFQLGSHLGF